In the genome of Patescibacteria group bacterium, one region contains:
- the efp gene encoding elongation factor P — protein MLSITDLKSGTKLTYMGDPYEVLSYSQSKMGRGGSVVKIKIKNLKSGAVLDKTFQGAEKLDEANLEKKKATFLYADDSNANFMDNSTYDQFTIALPQIGNQIHFMSENSEVDILYFNGSPINIDLPIKLKFAVTEAPPSVRGNTAGAATKKVTIETGNSVDTPLFINVGDIIVVDTRDGSYVERG, from the coding sequence ATGCTTTCAATTACAGATCTAAAATCTGGTACCAAACTTACATATATGGGCGATCCTTATGAGGTTTTGTCATACTCCCAATCAAAAATGGGCAGAGGTGGATCGGTCGTTAAAATTAAAATCAAAAACCTAAAATCCGGCGCCGTGCTTGATAAAACATTTCAGGGCGCTGAAAAATTAGATGAAGCCAACCTCGAAAAGAAAAAAGCGACTTTTCTCTATGCAGATGATTCCAATGCCAATTTTATGGATAATTCAACCTATGATCAATTTACGATCGCACTTCCCCAAATTGGCAACCAGATTCATTTTATGAGCGAAAATTCAGAAGTTGATATTCTCTATTTTAATGGCTCTCCAATAAATATTGACCTGCCAATCAAACTCAAATTTGCGGTGACCGAAGCTCCGCCCTCTGTTCGGGGCAACACCGCCGGCGCTGCGACAAAAAAAGTTACTATTGAAACCGGAAATTCCGTTGATACTCCACTTTTTATCAATGTTGGTGATATAATTGTAGTAGATACACGTGATGGAAGCTATGTTGAAAGAGGCTAA